In one window of Microplitis demolitor isolate Queensland-Clemson2020A chromosome 4, iyMicDemo2.1a, whole genome shotgun sequence DNA:
- the LOC103581021 gene encoding ATP-dependent Clp protease proteolytic subunit: MLLRKIGNFLNTNNHARNIISRNLGLVPIVVEQTGRGERAYDIYSRLLKDRIICLMGAVTDDVSSLVIAQLLFLQSESNKKPIHLYINSPGGSVTAGLGIYDTMQYVLPPIATWCVGQACSMASLLLAAGAPGMRHSLPNARIMIHQPSGGVQGQATDIQIQAEEILKLKNQINHLYVKHTGLDISRIENSMERDKFMNPSEAKEFGIIDTILEHPTQEKDDNRSSPSKTDSAVDT; encoded by the exons atgttgctcagGAAAAttggcaattttttaaatacaaat aacCATGCtcgaaatattatttcaagaAATTTAGGTTTAGTACCAATTGTAGTTGAACAAACTGGTCGAGGAGAACGAGCTTATGACATTTATTCAAGATTATTAAAAGATCGAATTATTTGTCTTATGGGAGCA gtAACAGATGATGTTTCATCGTTGGTAATAGCGCAATTACTATTTCTGCAATCAGAAAGCAATAAAAAGCCAATTCACTTGTACATTAATTCACCGGGTGGAAGTGTAACAGCAGGTCTAGGAATTTATGATACAATGCAATATGTCCTTCCACCAATAGCAACCTGGTGTGTAGGTCAAGCCTGTTCAATGGCAAGTTTATTGCTGGCAGCTGGTGCCCCTGGTATGAGACATTCACTTCCCAATGCAAGGATTATGATCCACCAACCTTCTGGAGGAGTTCAAGGCCAAGCCACTGATATCCAAATTCAAGCggaagaaattttaaaattgaaaaatcaaataaatcatcTATATGTGAAACATACTGGTCTTGATATTTCTAGAATAG aaaatAGTATggagagagataaatttatgaatccATCAGAAGCTAAAGAATTTGGAATAATAGACACAATTTTAGAGCATCCAACACAAGAAAAAGATGATAATAGAAGTTCGCCTTCGAAAACTGACAGTGCAGTTGATACATAA
- the LOC103581023 gene encoding protein limb expression 1 homolog: MQGIMPVKTKTRVPESMGVSGDLVDARAKQVLREAVDAVVNSFAKHTQGYGRVNVVEALQEFWQMKQSRGTELRNGALVIYESVPGASPPYVCYVTLPGGSCFGSFQSCPTKAEARRSAAKIALMNSVFNEHPSRKITDDFIEKAVAEARASFNKPASTSNGQSQNSGDEKEDPNTGIGAFRFMLECNRGRTMLEFQELMTVFQLLHWNGSLKAMRERQCSRQEVVAHYSHRALDDDMRSQMALDWVAREHENGGGVVAMELALAERELETARLAGRELRFPKEKKDILMLAHAQVCPQ, translated from the exons ATGCAGGGCATTATGCCAGTTAAAACTAAAACGAGAGtaccagaaagtatgggtgtTTCTGGAGACCTGGTTGATGCTCGTGCTAAGCAAGTTCTTCGGGAAGCTGTTGATGCTGTTGTTAATAGTTTTGCTAAACATACTCAAGGATATGGAAGAg TTAATGTCGTGGAGGCATTGCAAGAGTTCTGGCAGATGAAACAAAGTAGAGGTACGGAGTTAAGAAACGGCGCATTGGTTATTTATGAATCAGTACCTGGTGCAAGCCCTCCATATGTTTGCTATGTAACACTACCTGGTGGTTCTTGCTTTGGTAGCTTTCAAAGTTGTCCAACAAAAGCCGAAGCACGTAGGTCAGCTGCTAAAATAGCACTGATGAATTCAGTGTTCAATGAACATCCGTCGAGGAAAATAACTGATGATTTTATTGAGAAAGCTGTCGCCGAGGCCAGAGCTAGTTTTAATAAACCAGCCTCGACTTCCAATGGTCAATCACAG AATAGCGGAGATGAAAAGGAAGATCCTAATACAGGTATTGGTGCATTTCGCTTTATGTTAGAGTGCAATCGTGGCAGAACAATGTTAGAGTTCCAAGAATTGATGACTGTATTCCAATTGCTGCATTGGAATGGATCATTAAAAGCAATGAGAGAAAGACAATGCAGCAGACAAGAAGTCGTTGCTCATTACAGCCATCGTGCTCTTGATGATGACATGCGAAGCCAAATGGCACTTGATTGGGTTGCTAGGGAACACGAAAATGGTGGCGGAGTTGTTGCTATGGAACTTGCTCTTGCTGAGAGAGAATTGGAGACTGCTAGACTTGCTGGCCGTGAATTACGATTCCCTAAAGAGAAAAAAGATATTCTCATGCTTGCTCATGCTCAAGTCTGTCcacagtaa